One part of the Thermodesulfovibrio sp. 3462-1 genome encodes these proteins:
- a CDS encoding flagellar protein FlaG encodes MIKEPSLRIDKEKLKEIAEHFKEFLTLFDLDAKIVYDKKYETLVVQVIRKDTGEIIKQIPPEELLKLSQRLQELVGILLQQKV; translated from the coding sequence ATTATTAAAGAGCCCTCCCTAAGAATAGATAAGGAAAAGCTAAAGGAAATTGCCGAACATTTTAAGGAATTTTTGACCCTCTTTGACCTTGATGCAAAGATAGTTTATGATAAAAAATATGAAACTCTTGTGGTTCAGGTTATAAGAAAAGACACAGGAGAAATAATAAAACAAATCCCCCCTGAAGAACTTCTTAAACTATCCCAGAGATTGCAGGAACTTGTTGGGATTCTCCTACAGCAAAAAGTTTGA
- a CDS encoding Mrp/NBP35 family ATP-binding protein translates to MPIGREKSVILDQQDKKVREQLSKIKHKIMVMSGKGGVGKSTIAVNIAVGLSLQDFMVGLLDVDLHGPSVPKMLGARDLKLTRRPDGRLGAIKYSPNLKFLSIEPLLPSEDSAIIWRGPIKISAIKQFIGDIDWGELDYLIIDAPPGTGDEPLTVAKTIPDAYALIVTTPQEVSLIDVKKSIRFCQKVKMRILGLVENMSGFICPHCGKPLDLFKRGGGQKLAEEMGIRFLGKIPVDPRIVDTGDRGKPIVGAYPESVTAQAFEDLIRNIVSATEEMVREVLEEKFMRIACPVSTPQKFEPNIEKMELFALYDIENSKILVKDVVKKPDDQDLIDFLKEQVATHIVLHNPPKELADKLSANQIRVLIAETPEANPDNLIQEYLQSKVQ, encoded by the coding sequence ATGCCTATTGGAAGAGAAAAGAGTGTGATTCTTGATCAGCAAGATAAAAAGGTTAGGGAACAGCTTTCTAAAATAAAACACAAAATTATGGTAATGTCAGGCAAGGGAGGGGTAGGGAAAAGCACCATAGCAGTAAACATTGCTGTAGGTCTATCCTTGCAAGATTTTATGGTAGGACTTCTTGATGTGGACTTACATGGACCAAGCGTTCCCAAGATGCTTGGGGCAAGGGATTTAAAACTTACCAGAAGACCTGATGGAAGGCTTGGGGCTATAAAATATTCCCCTAATCTTAAATTTCTCTCCATTGAACCTCTTCTTCCTTCAGAGGATTCTGCCATTATCTGGAGAGGCCCTATTAAGATTTCAGCTATTAAACAATTTATTGGAGATATTGATTGGGGTGAACTTGACTATCTCATTATTGATGCCCCTCCTGGTACAGGGGATGAACCATTAACAGTAGCTAAAACTATACCAGATGCTTATGCTCTAATTGTCACAACACCTCAAGAAGTTTCTCTAATTGATGTTAAAAAATCAATAAGATTTTGTCAAAAGGTAAAAATGAGGATTCTTGGACTTGTTGAAAATATGAGCGGGTTTATTTGTCCTCATTGTGGAAAACCCCTTGATCTTTTTAAAAGAGGGGGAGGACAAAAACTTGCTGAGGAAATGGGAATAAGATTTCTTGGGAAAATTCCTGTTGATCCACGCATCGTTGATACTGGTGATAGAGGTAAACCTATTGTAGGAGCCTATCCTGAGAGTGTGACAGCTCAGGCTTTTGAAGATTTAATAAGAAATATTGTTTCGGCAACGGAAGAAATGGTACGTGAGGTCCTGGAAGAAAAGTTTATGAGAATTGCCTGTCCTGTCTCAACTCCTCAAAAGTTTGAACCTAATATTGAAAAAATGGAGTTATTTGCCTTATACGATATTGAAAACAGTAAGATTCTTGTAAAAGATGTTGTTAAGAAACCTGATGATCAGGATTTAATTGATTTTTTGAAAGAACAAGTTGCCACTCATATAGTGTTACATAATCCACCAAAGGAGCTTGCAGACAAACTTTCAGCTAATCAAATAAGGGTTCTTATTGCAGAAACACCCGAGGCAAATCCAGACAATCTAATTCAGGAATATCTCCAATCTAAGGTCCAGTAG